One part of the Paroedura picta isolate Pp20150507F chromosome 5, Ppicta_v3.0, whole genome shotgun sequence genome encodes these proteins:
- the LOC143839151 gene encoding C-type lectin-like, producing MGLLFCFSLAALGLLVAGPLPRGVGASSCPGGWVFYRGSCYGFFQDEMTWAEAEIECQSLGRNGHLASIASQDEGMVLAEQIKADQKTCINVWIGLRDSQKNGRWRWTDRSLLKYKAWLPGLPDNYHQLQEYCAELWCKEGYVGWNDVNCSAKRPYICQFEV from the exons ATGGGGCTGCTCTTCTGCTTCAGCCTGGCCGCCCTTGGCCTCCTGGTTGCTGGTCCTCTCCCAAGAG GTGTGGGAGCATCATCTTGCCCTGGAGGATGGGTGTTctaccgaggcagctgctacggATTTTTCCAAGATGAAATGACCTGGGCTGAGGCAGAG ATCGAATGCCAGAGTCTGGGCCGGAATGGCCACCTGGCTTCCATTGCGAGCCAAGATGAGGGGATGGTGTTGGCCGAACAGATCAAGGCTGATCAGAAGACCTGCATCAATGTCTGGATTGGACTCCGTGACTCCCAGAAG AACGGACGCTGGAGGTGGACCGACAGATCCCTGCTGAAGTACAAGGCTTGGCTGCCGGGGCTTCCTGACAATTATCATCAACTGCAGGAATACTGTGCAGAGCTGTGGTGCAAGGAAG gaTATGTCGGTTGGAATGATGTGAACTGCAGTGCGAAGCGTCCGTACATCTGCCAGTTTGAAGTTTAG
- the LOC143839153 gene encoding snaclec flavocetin-A subunit beta-like, protein MGQVVYLGLCLLGCLLLNPSVEGAQDATVAAKSLCPNGVFYFQEHCYEISPPRSFQDAENKCLLLTRGAELAYHLSPREKRVILAYLIRQEDLNNIWLDLRSAPVDTDSSSKCISLSLSDDLQWEETDCSTKLPSVCKYRSFFG, encoded by the exons ATGGGACAGGTCGTCTACCTTGGCCTCTGCCTCTTGGGCTGCCTGCTCTTGAACCCATCAGTGGAAG GGGCCCAGGATGCCACGGTAGCTGCAAAGTCTTTGTGCCCGAACGGCGTTTTTTACTTCCAAGAGCACTGCTATGAGATTTCCCCACCACGGTCATTTCAGGATGCGGAG AACAAATGCCTGCTCCTGACCAGAGGTGCTGAACTGGCCTACCATCTCAGCCCAAGAGAAAAGAGGGTGATTCTGGCTTATCTCATCCGTCAAGAAGATCTGAACAACATCTGGCTTGATCTGCGATCTGCTCCCGTCGATACG GACTCCTCTTCGAAGTGCATTTCGCTCTCCCTGTCAG ATGATCTCCAGTGGGAGGAGACTGACTGTTCTACCAAGTTGCCATCCGTGTGCAAATACAGGTCTTTCTTCGGGTAG